Sequence from the Microplitis demolitor isolate Queensland-Clemson2020A chromosome 2, iyMicDemo2.1a, whole genome shotgun sequence genome:
AACCGAGGTCATATGTGAGGCTTTTAAGTTAAGAGATAGAAAGAGTATGAGCGAGCTAAAGAGCTAAGTTATTATGTACCAGACTGGTATATGCTCATGCAAACGCGTGTGCCAGAGACTTTAATGGAACTCATAACTCGTTTAGATACTTGGGTAATTCACATCAGAGAACCAGCCCTTTACCttcttctttttattatttatttttaattttccccGAAGAAATATTGGATTGAAGCGAATATTAAAAGGATTATTAACACCTTAGAGATTTCTTATGatgacattttataatttttctacacTTGATatcatatcaataaatttcagtagCTGGTATCAGACTAGgcattaaaagtttattatagaGAATCATAgagtttttgtttaattaaaaactatttagtACCCGAGTAGTAGGATAATGATGCTGATAATTAGAATGAAGAACCCAGTTTATGAAGTTTTCTCAAGAGTGCTGGTTTAATGGCGAGGCTCTTCTCGATGGCCTCGAGCAACACGGAAGTCTGCTCGAATGGAGGAAAAGGCATTCCTTCGAGGTTGTAAATGTAAATAGTGCCGTTGAGGTCTGCTGCTACCAATTGATTTCCAGTTTTAGTGAATTCAAGTAGCATGATACGGGTGAGTGATGGGAGAACGGTAACGGAAGTTGGCCGGTGGGTACGTCGCTTTAGATCCCAGATGTTTATTTCGTTGTTGACGCAGGTGGCGATTACCGTTGAGTTGTTTGGGCTCCAGGCGGCCGCTTGGACGCAGGCCATGTGGGTCGAAAGAGTTATCAGAGGATCGGTGATGCCATCTGCCCAAATCCTGGTGCACCAGTCCGAGCCGCAGGTTAAGAAGATTTTCGGACAGAATGGAGAAAATTCCAGGGAATAAAAGGGACCGTTGTGAGCTAGAAAGTTGTCTACGTGATGGCTCAGGTAGTTGGTAGAGCAGCGGTAAACGCAGCCTTCGTCAGAGCCAACGTAATAGATGTTACTTGTTGTCGGATGACGACGCAGCAGCAGAATTCCTGGGTTTTTGCTGATGGGGATGTCATAAAGAATCCCGCCGCTATTAGTTCGTTTTACGCCGGGAATTTTGTCTTCTATTCTGGGAATCTTCATGATTCGAGTCGCTGGAAAGTCTTTGCTTGTGGCGAAGCAGAAAATAGAACCGTCTTGGTTGCTTGTGTAAATTAACTCTTGACTAGAGTGCAAAGGATCAAGTGGGTCACCATCTAGCCACCACTGGACTTGCCAATGAGGCCAATAAGTCGGACAAGTTTCACGTGAGCTTTTACGTAAGACTACTAGATTTCTACTACTTACATCAATAACTTTGACAGTTCCATCGTAGAAACCTACGGCCAGTTGATTCGGTTTCTGACGACTCCAATCGCAGTCCGAGACTGCTGAGTCGAATTTGTAAACTCGGTCTGGTTGACTTGGGTTTTTTATACACCAGATAAGTAAAATACCGTTGGGTTGTTCGGGAGTCGAGCCGTAACCAGCTGCCAGAAGATTATCGTTCTTGTAATTCCAACGAATACAATTTACTGAACGTTCTTTGACTTCCGGGCACTCGTGAGTCCACAGAAGATCCAAACTGTATGTGAATTCGAGCTCCAGACTACATGgatctttttttatcagcCCTTTGAATCGTTTCTGAGCTACTGTGTAGAACTTGCTGGCAATTATTCGCTCCATTATTCGGACCGCTGATGCAAATGATTCATTTTCGTATAAAAGAGCTAGTGGATCCTCAGTATCTGCCAAGTCTTCTTggattaattttgtaaatttattacgaTCCTGCGAATAATACAAggttttaaaatcaaatgtGTTCATGACTTCAACTAAGAgctatgaaaatatttagtacCTGAGTTTTCTTGCCACTATTCTTCCCATCTTCGGTATCAACTGTCCCAGCAGAGCTATAGGTGTCATACATAACCCAATTGTTAACAAAAGTACCACGATTCATTCTCTTCTTTCTTCCCAAGTAAGTTGACCGCGACTTGGTATAAATTCGCGTCGTCTGAGTCTCAGCTTCAGCCAATCTGCGATTCCGTCCCTCGCCCTTGGTTATATACTCGTACCTCTCGTTAGCTTCCTTGACAGCCTGACCTTCTGGAGTGTCTAAATCAGCCGTCAGTTGAGGCATctccaatataaaaaatgtttcagtCTCTCTCAAAATTACCGTTAACTTTTCTGGGCGCGTTTGTAAAACAGGATCCACGCTGGGCAGACAAAAAGGTGAAGGCGCACGATCATGGTCATCAACACTCAGTGAATCTTGATTGTAAATTGACAATAGACTTTCCATGGTGTCTTCAAGCGGCATAGCCATCGTGTAAAGTGAAGAAGCTTTGATCAAAGATGAACTTGATCGGCAGCCTCGAGACGGGGTCAACAATTGAACCGAACTGCTCTGCTGCTTCAGTGTCAGCGCATCCCAGTTGACCAACTGACCTGGATCTTGGACATGTGCATAGTACTCGTGGATCAGAAATTTTGGTGTCACGTCATTGCCCTCATCGTCGTAAATTCTCAAGTCACTTTCCTTCTGCacttcatttaattttgtcaCTTTTTGTTtactagttttatttattttttttgatgatgTCGTGCTGTATGAAACAGACATTTTTTCAGTTTACGATAAATTGTTTGATCGATGGCGggtttattcaaatattttagtacCGTTAGAGTGCGCTGATCTCTGCTCAGAtgatatcattaaaaaaaaacaactgcaatttgtatttatttacagaCTTGTTCattcataatattattgttcGATATTTGATCCAAGTGttccaagaaaattaaattttagttgataatttaaaaacttgttccttttttttttaacgtcaaatatgtctataataataataatttgaacttAGATTAAGTTCTTGCGTCCAAGTTGataaatgaaaacaaataataattaccattgtttaaatatttaattaattaattaagtaattatgtCAGTAACGAGTGAATGGTCTCGGGTAAAAGTACTGGGTTCTGGTGCTTTTGGTACAGTTGAAGTAtgggaaaataataatcaacgtataggtaattaaaaatttaattattaatagaattgttgaatatttatattataaattttttatagcaatAAAAAAGTGCCATATAAACAAGAAAAGTTTAACTGATAAACAAAAAGAGAGATGGGAAAACGAAGTCaatgtaatgaataaattaaatcataaaaatttaattaataccagAGATTTACCTCAGCAGTTTAtttgttacaataataaagttaatgaTTTACCAATTTTATGCATGGAGTTTTGTACAAAAGGTGATTTACGCAGTGTaagtattgtttttatttattatttacccagcaaagaataatttaatttttgtattcagTTGTTGAATAACTGCGAAAATTGCTGCGGGATCAAAGGTACAGAAGCTTTGAAAATAATGCGCGACATATCATCAGCAGTCGAGTATTTGCATGGGAACAAAATAACGCACAGAGATCTGAAACCAGAAAATATTGTGCTGCAGCAAATAGGcagtaatgtaattaattttcaattatcttgTGCTGTTGCTGATAACCTAGACGATGATGACGcaagaaatgtttttttcttagatTATTTACAAGTTAATTGATCTGGGATACGCCAAAGAGCTGAGTGATGCCAGCATATCAGCATCCATTGTCGGGACATTGAATTATTTGGCTCCAGAATTACTTTGGAAAGAATCTTACAGTTGTTCTGTTGATTACTGGAGTCttggtatattattttacgaaatAATAACTGGCACCAGGCCTTTTTTACCTCATATGCAAATCACCAAAActtggtaatttattatttttattgagcagataaaaaaaagttcattttttaaatatttaattttttttaggattgATGTcataagcaaaaaaaagtatcaggATATTTCAGCACGcgaagttaataataaaataatatttaacagtGACATTGATGATCCATGTACTATTCCCAAGTAATTgtcaattattcaatttacttttaatcaaAACCAGCAAAATTATCAAGTTAATAATTTCAGAtgcataaaaaatgatttagtcGAATGGTTTCGTCTAGTTCTGCAGTGGGATCCCCGTAAACGTGGGAAAATTGCCGATCAGATTGTCGTCTTTacgaaattaaatgaaattttgagcAAGAAGGTACATTTCCAACATTTGaaatcattattgtttattcggtagttaatttttatcgtttaatGTACAGATTGTTGAAGTTTTCATTGTCCCgctctataaatttgaatctttTGTCGTCGATCCAGATGTGAccgttgataaaataaagttgcTGATATTCCATAAAGAATTGATTGGCATTCAAAGTCAAATAGTGACCGACACCATGGGGAATATTTtagatgataaattttcgCTCCATGGAAGTGtaagcaattttttaataattattaaaaaataattaaacagttGTCTGGATGTTTTTTACAGGACGTTATCATAGTTTTTAATGATGATCTGTGTATTGATAATGCATCAaagccaaaattttataaatatattaaccaAGTTATCGTCCAACCGCGTAAGCAAGTTAGTtatcatgaaataaaatattactatgGGTCGATGATGTTTTTCATCAGACAACAAATTGAAATATATCGTAATTATATATTAGCATTAAGTATAATGATGTAAGTTTTACTtggtatattaataatttatatttttatcaattattcaattgaatatttaattatccaGAGACTTGTGTGATAAAAAACTCGAATCTCTGAGAAATGATATACAGAAATTGAGTTCCGGTGTTGAAAAATTAGTCAGCAGTTTAGAATCAACAGAAGAATTGATCAAAAATACCTCATATGAGTGCAGCtttaaagaattgaaaaaaaaaatttcaaattttgttgagggaaagaaaaaaatgaagaaacaGTTCGATGGTTTAGTGAAAGACAGCGAGCGGTTGAGAAATTTTTCTGACGTTAACTGGATGCAGGACATCGAGGAGCCTCTGGATCATGCATATCATTTAATCAAGACCTGGCTGATCGCCGATCGCAATAAATCACGCTCGCCTTTGGACATGGTCCAGttatttcacaaatttttgaGCATCCGTGAGAGTAAACTGCGCGATCAGCAGCTTACTGATGCAAAAAAGTgagttttcaaattaaattaccttGCAGTATTTGTTTAactaatgataatattttttttagcgacaTTACGCAGTTTTCCAAGCAATTGTCACTATTGAAAGCAGTTCTCAAGTCATTCAATgcacttttaataaattacaatgaagaattaaataaaataagacaagAAGTTAATTCTTTAAACGAAACTAGTCCCACTTGTTCCGGTGTAATAAATATTCCAGCCAATGAGACAGATGCTGTGatttttaattccattttaattagtaacatgtaagtaattatttataaaatttaactaaaaatccatttgaaaataaatgaaattatttataggcTCGGAGGCTTATTAACAGAAATggatttattgaaaacaaagtacgcagatttaaataatctagACAATTAAGTCGAATTTATTGAAcgttcatttttaaaataaatttataaatcgttattaataaaataaatatttttatatatttaattaatagttaattattatttttacgtggAACATAATGACGTACTCCCCATTTTATGTTTGCATTCTTATCAGATTTTACAAAAGTAAATACACGACCTCCGTCATGTCTCCTTcctacaaataattttctattgaataaattaaataattttttcttttttattttcttacctTGGAATTCATTTATCATCAacacgataattattataaacaataatttatttatctaaaaaaaaataaattaaaattaataaatttctttacagaatttataaaatatactcacgtagttcataatttatttgatatttaaaacaaactgACTCGCGTCGAGCTAAGTAATTTAATGATCAGTCTAAATTTCAAGTTAACAAAAATACTTtctaattttttgtcaaagcAATTTcaccggaaaaaaaaataaaaatagaaacttgacttttatttcagagcataaaaaaaagtagtcaatgtatataatatctctatatatatatttatattccattttattaaactatgcACGCAGCATATGCCCACATATTCATTCATAATCCACATAAtccaatataaatatttaatattaattattattattaatataataattatttattttagtcattatcattaataattaattattatcattatccaTCTCTGTCATGTactttatacataaaaagatctagtaaaaaatgaatgaaaaaaataataaaataaataaaatggacGTGGAGATTacacacgtttttttttaaacgagagatgtaatatttttagacttttcttttgtttataaaaattgacgcttattttataattagatacattaattgttattataattattattattctgtttttttttttttattgtaattggtttaattattcattatcgCTGACATCTTCGTCAGTCGTGTACTCGGAATGTTCATCGCCGACGTCAACTTCTTCAGCAGTTTCTTCATCGGAAATGTCCCACTGCGGATGTTGTGTCGGTACTGCTGGTGCTTCTTTGACATCCAGCtgaaaaatgtttgaaaattttcattaaaaaaaatctgttcttggataaaaataataataacaataaattacctTGATATCTTGGGTCTGGTAGAATCCTAAGTAAGAGTCACTTCTCAAACAAACTGAGAAGGTGTAAACTCTGGGCCAGCTTGGAGCCGTGAATCTTAATTGTACCTCCTCCTTGTCCACCAGCGAGGTAATATGAACTGGTGTAGTAATTAAAGTATGCGACTTACGATCGCAAATATAAACCCACCAGTACTCCTGCTTAACATCAGGAAAGAGCGGACAGTGAACTTCATGGGACAAATTACTCCTTCCCTCCAGGACTTTTTCCCTCTTGTTCATCCTCTGCTGGAATTTTTCCCACTCATCGTCATCCTCATCTTCAAAGGACTCTTTCTTTTCTTCAGCCTTTGACTCTGTTTCCTCTTCGCTCTTTTCACTCTCAGCTTCACTCTCACTTCCATTGGACTCTTTGTCCAGTTTATCACTCTCATTTTTATCACTCTTTTCTACTTTGTCTTTCTCctgatttgttttttcactCTCCGAAGCTTCCTTTGAGTTTGGTGACTTTTCAGACTTTGCCGGCTGTTTTGTTGTCGGAGTTTTTTTAGTGACTCGCTGCTGTTTTTTATTGCGCGTCTTCTTGGCGCCTTTCTTCTGCTTACGCCAAAGAGCCGATTTCGCTGCCGAAGGTTCTGCTTCCTCATTATTGCTGTCCTTGTCCTCGTCATCTTCGACCGTTTTTTCTTTCACAGACTCGTCGCCAAATAGATGACGCATGTCTTTGCGATACAGAGTTACCGTTACCGTAACTACAGCTTCCGCTGTGTAAACTGTTGGATTATCGTCATCaatgactgaaaaaaattataaaaactcataagtaaaaattaaagtaaacttaaaattaaatttataaattaatttaccttCCGATTGAACTTTAAAATCAACATAAGGCATGTTTCCAAGTACTCTCATAACATCTTCGTATTGTTCATCAGTCAAATTACGTAAAATTTGTCTCCTTTCATCACCTTTTAATTGCGCTAGCTGTTGGAGTGTCTTAATTTTGCGTTTTTTACCCGAAAAATGTTTCAAATGTTCCTCTTCAATGTGCGGTAATTGTAAAAGCGGGTTAGTAAATTCCCAAAATCCTTGAACTATCATCGGACTTAATTTCATACAATTCTCGATGGTCTCTATCGTCGGTAGACACGCGactaaaattcaataaatttattaattgacttgaaaaaaaaaaaaattttaatttatttaattttttcaaaacttacTGCGACCACTGTAAGctagaaatattaattgattgacaCACATTATCatttcttgaattaaataaggacattttttaataatgtattGACGGTCTTGTTCCAGTGTCTCGGGATTTAATGGAATACGCGATAAATGAGCATAAATAATAGCTCGCGCTTTCAGAGAATAGTTACGACACAGTggaaattctttatttttctctcctaaattttgaatttttttcatcagctaaaaaaagtaattaattaatcaaccaatcaatattcaattaatttatgtaattacttACTGAAGGTACTTCTTCGTTATCGGACTGCCGTATAACTATTTCCGGATTAGAATCTTTTGAAAACTCACTAGAAGCGCCGAGAATCATAATAACCCGTTTCAAAGTTGTCAGCCTTTGGGAATTGAAGAACGCGTAGTAAATTTTAGTTGTTTCGAGTAAAATTTGGTCTCCGGTGTACCGAATACTCTTGTACCACCACATTCCGACGACTGTAGGCAACGCGACCATGAAAACCATCGCATAGAGACCCAGTACCcatactgaattttttttctcgacgATCCACGAGGGCAGAGCTATTCCGAAGCTCATAGCACCAGGTCCATCTGGATTGCCGTATTTTTCCCAGTTTTTACGAGCCTCTTCATCAGTCAGTGCTTGGTAAGctgtttaaattaaacaaaaaaattttatcgcaactatttaataataataatttgaaataattaccTTTTGTTAATTTCATAAATGCTTTTTCATCTCCAGTTTCTTTATCAGGGTGAAgtatcaatgataatttacGATATGCcctttttatttctctttcaGATGCGccctattaattaattaatttaaattatcaagatttataattaaataaaataatttaaattaccgaTGAGACTCCAAGAATTTCATAAGGATCAAAATTAGCCATTTCAGCATCATACTGTGAAACTTTGTAAGCTAAAAACGCTAGCGCAAtccaacataaaataataaaaatttttctgtaaataaaaaaaataaataaattatttactttaattactaattaaaaaattaaaaataaaatttacagtaaacgCGCTCTGGTTGCCTTCCATAAGTCATTTGATgacaatatttcttttttctttttacaccTAGGACAATGACATTCTCTTGACAATTGCTCAGCATCTAAAAACAACAAACggtactttatatattttaaatattatttttaccgtTCAGCGTCacgagtaatttaatttatcgtaCTAGTACTCGtggatatttataataataattattataattaatatcattaattgtAACTACGTTTGTTTTTAAACCTCGTaatgacataaaataaatagagtaaaaaaCTAACCTGGTTTAGGGCAGCGTGGCCAGAGGTAATAAGTTCCTGGTACAAGAATAAGGGCAaggaatgataataaaaaatagaaaaatgttCCGCCACTTTCAtcgtattgaaatttttggcCACCCAttgttactttattttatttacttatttattataaataattttactgataATTTAGCACGTAAGTACATCAGTGCACAGTAGACAGTCCAGATAAGTTTACCAACAGTGTTTATGTCCTTGCTGATGATCCaggagttgaaaaataaatttaaaaatttttaataataataataataaatacaaaaaatatttaaattcaggtTACGTTACttagacttaaaattttatatacacatTAGACACTTGGTCATCAAGATTGCCAACTCAGCACCAACTCCAGCACCAGCACTAGCTACCAGGATTTTAGCATTTCGAGTTTAATTCTACAAATCTACACATGCCACATATTTGTGTatgtgctttttttttttttaacttttacgCGCGGAACTGTCAGTCAGTGACACCTGTCactggaatttttaattacgtaAAGTGATACCTGGATCTCCGGatgataaaattgttttttattttttaattctaaatgATGGTGAAAGTGAACACTTTAAATACTTTGACACGTTCAGACACGttcggaaatttaaaataaaaacatgtgCTCTGTGACAATATTGCGGAAAATACTATACTATTTATCAAagtaatcattttaattagtGGTCGAAGCATCAGAGGaagatatttttcattttactgATAAGCcgagataattttatttataaaaagtatgtatgaaatttttttttgctcggTTAATTTATAACCTCAATGCCGCTTGCACATTTAGTTGTAATTTCGAGTATCAATAatacgataaatttttcagatgtCTGTGGTGTCATCAAGATCGACAGCAACCACCATATCATCAATTTTGAAAGGAAAAACTGCTAGCTCCAACGTCCCGAGTAGTAGAAATCGTGTAACGTTTCAGTTGCccaagaatttgaaaaatattcttttaaattatcagtCTCCTATCGAGAGAAAGTCTTACGAGAATCTTATCAGTACTTTGAGGGACGCAAATATCAAGGTATAGGATTTTATCACTTGATGAGTTGACGATTGGGTTTAAATTCTGGcgctaatttattaattttgtaggACAATGAATTTGTGGAGCTGCTCCAGGAAGTAAGGCCTTGTATATCACTGCTGGGAAATGATCACAAATTTTTGGTGAATGCTTTGGTTAAAATAAACTGGACAGATCGCGGTGAGGAAGCTACTGATGCTTACAAGGCTTTTCTAGAAGATTTGGTTTGCGTTCATTCTTATCACTGTAAGCTGGTTATTGACCAGCTGATTTGTTTGTTCAAAGTCAGTGATGAGGATAAGGAATGGGAAGACGGTAAACCTGGAGAGCAAGACATCATTAAGCTGAATCATGTCCACAAtgtcattttcaaatttttgaaaattgttccCATGTAagttttttgataattgtttgaatttttattcaaatgtcagaatataaaaatatgagcattgtatatttttaatttttttaggtcaAGCACAATATTGGTACAGTCTTTAAGGACACATTATccttattataaaaaatcagcaCACTCACAtcaagtatatatgtatttttcgttacaaataattgaatacGCGCCGCAACTGAGATCTGAAATAATCTCAACAATAAtcgaaaagtaataaaataatcatatatacttatgtattttatttaaataactaattacttatgtttaattatatagATTAACAATCCTGGATGTCAATGTACCGCGAacggaaattgaaaattatcgcGAGAAAGACGAGGACGAGGACGaagaagtatttaaaatagacTCGGTCAAAGAAACCGACAAAGCTGACTCGGATCACCCGCTGGCGCACACTCTGGACATATGCATGGACATACTTATGATTTATGTTGAAGAGTACTGTCATCCGGACGGTGACTTAAATCAGGAcaaccttaaaaaaatttactttgaacTTCTACAGCCGTTTGAAAAAGTTGTTCTGCACACCCACGCTTCCCATCACGTACAATTCATCATGTTCTACATCTGCAGTTTCAAAACAGCCGTTGCGGAAGCTTTTCTCAATTGGCTCTGGCAGAAAGTATCCAATCCTAATGTTGCGCCCATCATTCGTCAGTCCGCAGTTTCTTATATCGCAAGTTTACTAGCGcgtggaaattttattcctatcacgtaagttcattttttttcaaataattttttgaataaaattttcagagaaacaaatttttctaagttttctctaggatttgtctaggatttctctaggattctcaaagaaataaatttttctaagttttctctaggatttgtctaggatttgtctaggatttctctaggattctcaaagaaataaatttttctaagttttctctaggatttgtctaggatttctctaggattctcaaagaaataaatttttctaagttttctctaggatttgtctaggaattgtctaggatttgtctaggattcttaaagaaataaatttttctaagttttctctaggatttgtctaggatttgtctaggatttctctaggattctcaaagaaataaatttttccaagttttctctaggatttgtctaggatttctctaggattctcaaagaaataaatttttctaagttttctctaggatttgtctaggatttgtct
This genomic interval carries:
- the LOC103578068 gene encoding RNA polymerase I-specific transcription initiation factor RRN3 → MSVVSSRSTATTISSILKGKTASSNVPSSRNRVTFQLPKNLKNILLNYQSPIERKSYENLISTLRDANIKDNEFVELLQEVRPCISLLGNDHKFLVNALVKINWTDRGEEATDAYKAFLEDLVCVHSYHCKLVIDQLICLFKVSDEDKEWEDGKPGEQDIIKLNHVHNVIFKFLKIVPMSSTILVQSLRTHYPYYKKSAHSHQVYMYFSLQIIEYAPQLRSEIISTIIEKLTILDVNVPRTEIENYREKDEDEDEEVFKIDSVKETDKADSDHPLAHTLDICMDILMIYVEEYCHPDGDLNQDNLKKIYFELLQPFEKVVLHTHASHHVQFIMFYICSFKTAVAEAFLNWLWQKVSNPNVAPIIRQSAVSYIASLLARGNFIPITLITGLLQDMTNWIHSYIAAQDSLESGNSDVRAHTVFYSVCQAVFYIVGFRSRELVSTRKNLLFLQGLNFTKIISCRLNPLRVCLPVVVQHFAAVTRTYQLAYCYSIMEHNSRSNLPVLQTTNRFVKWLDTFFPFDPYVLIRSSQKIDPIYLHYQGSNVDLNPSLSTTDSNDQENDEDDDFMDVSYPQDSLNYHRDKFSYSSSPGFIHA